In Agrobacterium sp. RAC06, a single window of DNA contains:
- a CDS encoding CoA-binding protein, with protein MADHDHYSADDLRDILGSVRTIALLGASPKPDRPSFGVMRFLLSKGYTVYPINPGQAGKEILGQTVYATMSDIAEPIDMVDVFRAPEYLGEVVAETLALPNRPKVIWGQLTVRDDEAVKPAEEAGIRVVMDRCPAIEIPRLGL; from the coding sequence ATGGCCGATCACGATCACTACAGCGCGGATGACCTGCGGGACATCCTCGGAAGCGTTCGAACGATCGCGTTGCTCGGCGCGTCTCCAAAGCCGGATCGACCGAGCTTCGGCGTCATGCGTTTCCTTCTGTCGAAGGGCTACACGGTGTATCCGATCAATCCGGGCCAGGCTGGCAAGGAAATTCTCGGCCAGACCGTCTACGCCACAATGTCTGACATTGCTGAACCGATCGATATGGTCGACGTCTTTCGGGCACCGGAATACCTGGGCGAGGTGGTCGCAGAAACGCTTGCCTTGCCGAACCGGCCCAAGGTCATCTGGGGTCAGCTTACGGTCCGCGACGATGAAGCCGTCAAGCCGGCCGAAGAGGCTGGCATCCGCGTGGTCATGGACCGCTGCCCGGCGATCGAAATCCCCAGGCTCGGGCTCTGA
- a CDS encoding CoA-binding protein, with product MNHDTYLNSYLADILATAKNVAVVGASPDDKRPSHWISGFLLGKGYHVFPVNPLHRGERILGQQVYGSLAEIPEPVHLVDVFRRTECLPGIVDEVLAMSPRPFAIWCQLGIRDDAAAEKAEAAGISMVMNRALVSEYPLVYERLHPGSAQGHAA from the coding sequence ATGAACCACGACACCTACCTCAACAGCTACCTTGCCGATATCCTTGCGACGGCCAAGAACGTGGCCGTCGTCGGCGCCTCGCCGGATGACAAGCGCCCCAGTCACTGGATCTCCGGCTTTCTGCTTGGCAAGGGCTATCACGTCTTCCCCGTCAATCCGCTGCATCGCGGCGAGCGCATCCTCGGGCAGCAGGTCTACGGATCGCTGGCGGAGATTCCGGAACCGGTTCATCTCGTCGATGTCTTCCGCCGCACGGAATGCCTGCCGGGCATCGTCGACGAGGTCCTGGCAATGTCGCCCCGGCCCTTCGCGATCTGGTGTCAGCTCGGGATCCGGGATGATGCGGCGGCCGAAAAGGCAGAGGCAGCAGGCATCAGCATGGTCATGAACCGCGCGCTGGTGTCCGAATACCCGCTTGTCTATGAGCGGCTGCATCCGGGCTCGGCGCAAGGTCATGCAGCCTAA
- a CDS encoding VOC family protein translates to MSLERRISLITLGVADIARSTEFYARLGWTKSAASNDQVTFIQLKGTALGLFSRASLAEDAHVEDTPPGFSGIALAYNVSSEIGVDAVVKFAVSCGARLVKSPEKVFWGGYSGYVADPDGHLWEIAFNPFFPQDEHGHVILPE, encoded by the coding sequence ATGTCGCTCGAACGCCGAATTTCGCTCATCACGCTCGGCGTCGCCGACATCGCTCGCAGCACCGAGTTTTATGCGAGGTTGGGCTGGACTAAATCCGCCGCGTCCAACGACCAGGTGACCTTCATCCAGCTGAAGGGCACGGCCCTTGGTCTGTTTTCGCGCGCCAGCCTGGCGGAAGATGCGCATGTCGAAGACACGCCCCCGGGCTTTTCCGGCATCGCGCTCGCCTACAACGTCTCGAGCGAGATCGGCGTCGATGCCGTCGTGAAGTTTGCCGTGTCCTGCGGGGCAAGGCTGGTCAAGTCGCCGGAGAAAGTCTTTTGGGGTGGTTACTCCGGTTACGTCGCCGATCCCGATGGTCATTTGTGGGAGATCGCCTTCAACCCGTTCTTCCCGCAGGATGAACACGGACATGTCATCCTTCCGGAATGA
- the rplM gene encoding 50S ribosomal protein L13 gives MSTFVQKPAEVEKKWILIDAEGLVVGRLATIIAMHLRGKHKATYTPHVDDGDNVIVINAEKVVFTGKKYADKKYYWHTGYPGGIKERTARQIIEGRFPERVLEKAVERMIPRGPLGRRQMKNLRVYPGTNHPHEAQQPVALDVAKLNAKNTRSA, from the coding sequence ATGTCTACCTTCGTTCAGAAGCCTGCAGAGGTGGAGAAGAAGTGGATCCTCATCGACGCCGAAGGGCTCGTTGTCGGCCGCCTCGCCACCATCATCGCCATGCACCTGCGTGGCAAGCACAAGGCCACCTACACCCCCCATGTTGACGACGGCGACAACGTCATCGTCATCAATGCCGAAAAGGTCGTCTTCACCGGCAAGAAGTATGCCGACAAGAAGTACTACTGGCACACCGGTTATCCGGGCGGCATCAAGGAGCGTACGGCTCGCCAGATCATCGAAGGCCGCTTCCCGGAGCGCGTTCTCGAGAAGGCCGTCGAGCGCATGATCCCGCGTGGCCCGCTCGGTCGTCGCCAGATGAAGAACCTGCGCGTCTATCCTGGCACGAACCACCCGCATGAAGCTCAGCAGCCCGTCGCTCTCGACGTTGCCAAGCTGAACGCCAAGAACACAAGGAGCGCCTAA
- the rpsI gene encoding 30S ribosomal protein S9, which produces MADLSSLKDLAPAQDAAPAHVRKVDSLGRSYATGKRKNAVARVWVKPGTGKITINGREFSTYFARPVLQMILQQPIVAVARDGQFDIIATVAGGGLSGQAGAVRHGLSKALTYFEPGLRPVLKKGGFLTRDSRVVERKKYGKAKARRSFQFSKR; this is translated from the coding sequence ATGGCCGATCTTTCTTCCCTGAAGGACCTTGCCCCGGCACAGGACGCAGCTCCGGCTCACGTCCGCAAGGTCGACTCGCTGGGTCGCTCCTACGCCACCGGCAAGCGTAAGAACGCCGTTGCCCGCGTATGGGTCAAGCCGGGCACCGGCAAGATCACCATCAACGGCCGCGAGTTCTCCACCTACTTCGCACGCCCGGTCCTGCAGATGATCCTGCAGCAGCCGATCGTCGCAGTGGCCCGTGACGGCCAGTTCGACATCATCGCGACTGTCGCCGGCGGCGGCCTCTCCGGTCAGGCCGGTGCCGTTCGTCACGGTCTCTCGAAGGCCCTCACCTACTTCGAACCGGGCCTGCGTCCGGTCCTGAAGAAGGGTGGCTTCCTGACCCGCGACAGCCGCGTCGTCGAGCGTAAGAAGTACGGCAAGGCGAAGGCCCGTCGTTCGTTCCAGTTCTCCAAGCGTTAA
- the speB gene encoding agmatinase, whose translation MASKSIDNAFTAKTLRGAATDPTYAGALSFMRRKYSKDLTDVDAVVLGIPFDAAVSNRPGARFGPQAIRRASAIFDNDPQYPFARDLFEQMAVIDYGDVLLDYGNHQKTPALIEDQASEIIASGAYLLGLGGDHFVTWPLLKAHAAKHGPLALVHFDAHQDTWDDDGQRIDHGSFVCRAVREGVIDPTKSIQIGIRTEAPEDFGIRIIPGYEVEDMGAQAIADAILSHVGTAPTYMTFDIDCLDPAYAPGTGTPVAGGPSSAKMLSVLRKLGALDVRGSDIVEVAPAYDHADITAIAGATVAMYMLGLRAEKLATRA comes from the coding sequence ATGGCCAGCAAATCGATCGACAACGCGTTTACCGCAAAGACCCTGCGCGGTGCAGCGACCGATCCGACCTATGCGGGCGCGCTCTCCTTCATGCGCCGCAAGTATTCCAAGGACCTCACCGACGTCGATGCGGTCGTGCTCGGCATCCCTTTCGATGCCGCCGTCTCCAACCGGCCCGGCGCCCGTTTCGGGCCACAGGCAATCCGGCGCGCCTCGGCGATCTTCGACAATGATCCGCAATATCCCTTTGCGCGCGATCTCTTCGAGCAGATGGCCGTCATCGATTACGGCGACGTGCTTCTGGACTACGGCAATCATCAGAAGACCCCTGCCCTGATCGAGGACCAGGCGTCCGAGATCATCGCTTCGGGCGCCTACCTGCTTGGCCTTGGCGGCGACCACTTCGTCACCTGGCCACTTCTGAAAGCCCATGCCGCCAAACACGGACCGCTGGCGCTCGTGCATTTCGATGCCCATCAGGACACCTGGGACGATGACGGCCAGCGGATCGACCATGGTTCCTTCGTCTGCCGGGCCGTGCGCGAAGGCGTGATCGATCCGACGAAATCGATCCAGATCGGCATCCGCACGGAAGCGCCGGAGGATTTCGGCATCCGGATCATTCCAGGCTACGAGGTCGAGGACATGGGCGCGCAGGCCATCGCCGACGCGATCCTCTCGCATGTTGGCACGGCTCCGACCTATATGACCTTCGACATCGACTGCCTCGACCCGGCCTATGCTCCGGGCACGGGGACACCGGTCGCCGGCGGCCCCTCCTCCGCCAAGATGCTGTCGGTCCTGCGCAAGCTCGGGGCCCTCGACGTCCGGGGCTCCGACATCGTCGAGGTGGCGCCGGCCTATGACCATGCCGACATCACCGCAATTGCCGGTGCCACGGTTGCAATGTATATGCTGGGCCTGCGCGCCGAGAAACTCGCGACACGCGCCTGA
- the argC gene encoding N-acetyl-gamma-glutamyl-phosphate reductase, producing MAAKIFIDGEHGTTGLQIRTRLADRRDLELLSIPEAERRNEKMREDMLNSADIAILCLPDDASKQAYEMTAANNNVRLLDASTAFRVHPDWAYGFAEMDKAQKAKIQSARYVSNPGCYPTGAIGLIRPLRAAGILPDGYPISVNAVSGYTGGGKQMIAQMEDKTHPEHLAANNFLYGLTLKHKHVPEMQTHGLLDRAPLFAPSVGRFAQGMIVQVPLFLEDLAAGTTVESIHAALVAHYAGQDIVSVVPLADSAKLPRVDAEELVGQDSMKLFVFGTPGGVHVNLVALLDNLGKGASGAAVQNMDLMLSA from the coding sequence ATGGCAGCGAAGATCTTCATCGACGGCGAACACGGCACAACGGGCCTGCAGATCCGCACGCGCCTGGCCGACCGCCGCGATCTGGAGCTGCTGTCGATCCCCGAAGCGGAGCGGCGGAACGAGAAGATGCGTGAGGACATGCTGAACAGCGCCGACATCGCCATCCTCTGCCTGCCCGACGATGCGTCGAAGCAGGCCTATGAGATGACGGCAGCGAATAACAATGTCCGTTTGCTGGATGCCTCAACCGCATTTCGGGTGCATCCCGATTGGGCCTATGGCTTTGCCGAAATGGACAAGGCGCAGAAGGCGAAGATCCAATCGGCGCGCTATGTTTCCAATCCCGGCTGCTATCCGACCGGTGCGATCGGCCTCATCCGGCCGCTGCGCGCTGCCGGAATCCTGCCGGACGGCTATCCGATTTCTGTCAATGCCGTGTCGGGCTATACCGGCGGTGGCAAGCAGATGATTGCGCAGATGGAGGACAAGACCCATCCGGAGCATCTGGCGGCGAACAACTTCCTCTACGGCCTGACGCTCAAGCACAAGCATGTGCCGGAGATGCAGACCCATGGCCTGCTTGACCGCGCGCCGCTGTTTGCCCCCTCCGTCGGGCGATTTGCGCAGGGCATGATCGTCCAGGTGCCGCTCTTCCTGGAGGATCTCGCCGCAGGCACGACGGTGGAGAGCATCCATGCTGCACTCGTCGCCCATTATGCGGGCCAGGACATCGTCAGTGTGGTTCCGCTGGCGGACAGTGCCAAGCTGCCGCGCGTCGATGCAGAAGAACTGGTCGGACAGGACTCGATGAAGCTCTTCGTCTTCGGCACGCCCGGTGGTGTGCATGTGAACCTCGTGGCGCTGCTCGACAATCTCGGCAAGGGTGCGTCGGGGGCTGCCGTGCAGAACATGGATCTGATGCTGTCGGCGTGA
- a CDS encoding DODA-type extradiol aromatic ring-opening family dioxygenase, which translates to MSNRFPVYFIPHGGGPWPFMEFPRDTEGKAPWDDLRAFLEGLDAEIGRRPKAVLVVSGHWEKEPVPTVSTAAKPGMLFDYYNFPPHTYELSYPAPGSPDLAARARALLAVAGIESAEDATRGFDHGVFIPFMLLYPDADVPLTMISLKNTLDVESHVAIGEALAPLRDEDVLIIASGMSYHNMRMFRQAEPNHVEQAIRFDDWLTQAVSAPDSARRSEVLATWEQNPDALACHVPDHDHLVPLFVASGAAGSDAGRQVFRGVFLGKPYSAYRFG; encoded by the coding sequence ATGAGCAACCGTTTCCCCGTCTACTTCATTCCCCATGGTGGCGGCCCGTGGCCGTTCATGGAATTCCCGCGCGATACCGAAGGCAAGGCGCCCTGGGATGATCTTCGGGCCTTCCTCGAAGGCCTCGATGCGGAAATCGGGCGGCGGCCGAAGGCTGTGCTCGTGGTTTCAGGCCATTGGGAGAAGGAACCGGTGCCGACGGTGAGCACGGCTGCGAAGCCTGGCATGCTCTTCGACTATTACAATTTCCCGCCGCACACCTACGAACTCTCCTACCCTGCCCCGGGCTCGCCGGACCTTGCGGCCCGCGCGCGAGCGCTCCTGGCAGTGGCCGGGATCGAGAGCGCCGAGGATGCCACGCGCGGCTTCGATCATGGCGTCTTCATCCCGTTCATGCTGCTCTATCCGGATGCGGATGTGCCGCTGACGATGATCTCTCTCAAGAATACGCTGGATGTTGAAAGCCATGTGGCGATCGGCGAGGCGCTGGCGCCGTTGCGTGACGAAGACGTGCTGATCATCGCTTCGGGCATGAGCTATCACAACATGCGGATGTTCCGGCAGGCGGAACCAAATCATGTTGAGCAAGCGATCCGGTTTGACGACTGGCTGACGCAAGCGGTCTCCGCACCCGACAGCGCGCGGCGTTCAGAAGTGCTTGCGACCTGGGAGCAGAACCCGGATGCCCTGGCCTGCCATGTGCCGGACCACGATCACCTCGTGCCGCTGTTCGTCGCGTCAGGTGCAGCAGGCTCCGATGCTGGGCGGCAGGTCTTCCGGGGTGTGTTCCTCGGAAAACCTTACTCCGCCTATCGCTTCGGCTGA
- a CDS encoding COX15/CtaA family protein: protein MTAVLTGTELQVRKEIARVDADRKAVRIWLGVVILALFCLVLVGGATRLTDSGLSITKWEPIHGVIPPLTAAEWEEELELYRQIPEYQQINKGMSLDEFKFIFWWEWAHRLLARLIGVLFAVPLAYFWLRGKIEPSLRKPLVGLLALGGLQGFIGWWMVSSGLSERTDVSQYRLAVHLMMACFIFASCVWIYRSLYPHTDDAVPTEKSRLFAGVLLIMTFVQIYLGALVAGLDAGFTYNTWPLMDGAWVPQGLFIQSPAWINIFENPKTVQYIHRIGAYVLWGAALAYMIQSLRAAPETTHARRSVVLFVLISIQAIIGIATLVMQVPLAAGVIHQGMALVVLAFAVAHLRAFYGERPKPVVVEVRD, encoded by the coding sequence ATGACAGCAGTATTGACCGGAACCGAGTTGCAGGTGCGCAAGGAAATCGCTCGCGTGGATGCTGACCGAAAGGCGGTCCGCATCTGGCTCGGCGTGGTGATTCTTGCGCTGTTCTGTCTCGTGCTGGTCGGCGGCGCAACCCGCCTGACCGACTCGGGCCTGTCGATCACCAAGTGGGAACCTATCCATGGTGTCATCCCGCCGCTGACCGCCGCAGAGTGGGAAGAAGAGCTCGAACTCTATCGTCAGATCCCGGAATATCAGCAGATCAACAAGGGCATGAGCCTCGACGAGTTCAAGTTCATCTTCTGGTGGGAATGGGCACACCGACTGCTCGCCCGCCTGATCGGCGTGCTGTTTGCCGTCCCGCTCGCCTATTTCTGGCTGCGCGGCAAGATCGAGCCGAGCCTGCGCAAGCCGCTGGTCGGGCTTCTCGCGCTTGGAGGTCTGCAGGGCTTCATCGGCTGGTGGATGGTCTCCTCAGGTCTCAGCGAGCGGACTGACGTCAGCCAGTATCGTCTGGCCGTCCACCTGATGATGGCCTGCTTCATCTTCGCCAGCTGTGTCTGGATCTATCGCAGCCTTTACCCGCATACGGACGATGCTGTCCCGACGGAAAAGAGCCGTCTTTTCGCGGGCGTTCTGCTTATCATGACGTTTGTCCAGATCTATCTCGGCGCTCTTGTCGCGGGTCTCGATGCCGGGTTCACCTATAACACCTGGCCGCTTATGGACGGCGCCTGGGTGCCGCAGGGGCTCTTCATCCAATCGCCCGCGTGGATCAACATCTTCGAAAACCCCAAGACGGTGCAGTACATCCATCGCATCGGCGCATATGTTCTGTGGGGGGCGGCACTCGCCTATATGATCCAGTCTCTGCGGGCGGCTCCCGAGACCACCCATGCCCGCCGTAGCGTGGTGCTTTTCGTCCTCATCAGCATCCAGGCGATAATCGGCATCGCGACGCTCGTGATGCAGGTGCCGCTGGCTGCCGGTGTCATCCATCAGGGCATGGCGCTGGTGGTGCTCGCCTTTGCCGTCGCCCATCTGCGCGCCTTCTATGGCGAGCGCCCGAAGCCGGTTGTGGTCGAAGTCCGCGACTGA
- a CDS encoding DUF2842 domain-containing protein: protein MTRRPKLRSFIGTILIILIVSVYALLATTIATATLATAPWWAHLLYFLLTGLLWVIPAMLVIKWMAGPFKKKDAD, encoded by the coding sequence ATGACAAGGCGCCCGAAACTGAGATCCTTCATCGGTACGATCCTGATCATCCTGATCGTGTCGGTCTATGCCCTGCTCGCGACGACGATCGCGACGGCAACGCTCGCGACCGCGCCCTGGTGGGCTCATCTGCTTTACTTCCTCCTGACCGGCCTGCTCTGGGTCATTCCGGCCATGCTCGTGATCAAGTGGATGGCCGGCCCCTTCAAGAAGAAGGACGCGGATTAA
- a CDS encoding GNAT family N-acetyltransferase encodes MRAQIRHDAMAFAEDLPDDGATVERNRAALDSPAGRLSLTVHQRMKPLEQVWRQLEADPWNSLHHGYDWCRAWVETHGHTLAIVEGRLNDETAFLLPLEIERHYLVRNARFIGSAFTNFNSGLFSARFRSVASTLPSHSLETLLVEALRDHADLLSLTNIPFNWRGERHPLSALPHIRNQNASFQLPLCATMEETIAPLNAKSRRKKYRAQIRKLEAAGGFEHIRPTKLAEQQALLERFFQQKAARFASGGLPNVFQPAETQAFFRMLLEVDRGGSDVPLELHAVRLKGEHDGKIAAITGLSRKGDHVICQFGSIDDSLMAEASPGELLFWLVIERSALNGAALFDFGIGDQDYKRRWCSVQTVHHDVLLPLRPAGHLAAMTHRSLTRTKTFIKGNPHLYTLIQRMRAQSTAAPTAKPED; translated from the coding sequence ATGCGGGCCCAGATACGCCATGATGCGATGGCATTTGCCGAAGATCTGCCAGATGACGGCGCCACTGTCGAACGCAATCGAGCGGCCCTCGACAGCCCCGCTGGACGGCTCTCGCTGACGGTTCATCAGCGCATGAAGCCGCTGGAACAGGTCTGGCGGCAGCTCGAGGCCGATCCGTGGAACTCCCTGCATCATGGCTATGACTGGTGCCGCGCCTGGGTCGAGACCCATGGCCATACGCTTGCCATCGTCGAAGGACGCCTGAACGACGAGACCGCCTTCCTGCTGCCGCTCGAAATCGAACGGCACTATCTCGTGCGCAATGCCCGCTTCATCGGCTCCGCCTTCACAAACTTCAACAGCGGCCTGTTCAGCGCCCGCTTCCGATCGGTAGCATCGACGCTTCCCAGCCACTCGCTCGAAACACTGCTGGTCGAAGCGTTGCGTGACCACGCCGACCTGCTCAGCTTGACGAACATCCCCTTCAACTGGCGGGGCGAGCGGCACCCGCTTTCGGCTCTGCCGCATATTCGCAACCAGAACGCATCCTTCCAGCTGCCGCTGTGTGCGACCATGGAAGAGACGATTGCGCCGCTGAATGCCAAGAGCCGCCGCAAGAAGTATCGCGCACAGATCCGCAAGCTGGAAGCCGCAGGCGGATTCGAGCATATCCGCCCGACCAAGCTTGCCGAGCAGCAAGCCCTGCTCGAACGCTTCTTTCAGCAGAAGGCCGCCCGGTTTGCCTCAGGCGGCTTGCCGAACGTCTTCCAGCCTGCGGAGACGCAGGCCTTCTTTCGGATGCTCCTCGAAGTGGATCGCGGCGGAAGCGACGTGCCGCTCGAACTGCATGCCGTTCGCCTGAAGGGCGAGCATGACGGCAAGATCGCCGCCATCACCGGTCTCTCGCGCAAGGGCGACCACGTCATCTGTCAGTTCGGCTCAATCGACGACAGTCTGATGGCGGAGGCCAGCCCCGGCGAACTCCTGTTCTGGTTGGTCATCGAGCGCAGCGCCCTGAACGGTGCCGCCCTGTTCGACTTCGGCATTGGCGATCAGGACTACAAGCGTCGCTGGTGCTCCGTGCAAACCGTGCACCATGATGTGTTGCTGCCTCTGCGCCCTGCAGGTCACCTCGCGGCGATGACGCATCGCAGCCTCACCCGGACGAAAACCTTCATCAAGGGCAATCCGCATCTCTACACGCTCATCCAAAGGATGCGAGCCCAGAGCACGGCTGCGCCGACTGCCAAACCAGAGGATTGA
- a CDS encoding GumC family protein produces MPSVDRDQHDVDIDLAQLFRAVWERKGRILAATALVGVLAFVGANAISPTYKGDAKLLIEPREPNFSASGTSSSIAEPLPDELNIASQVQLLQSVDLIKQVARDLKLHERTEFDPDSSPSVVTDFLVLFGLKSNPLELPPEERVINAFKEKLAVYQVDKSRVIGIEFTSQDPKLAATVPNTMMDVYRSLQSGAKLDSNSDAVRWLETEIANLREKVREAEQKVAEYRSSAGLMSLGSDQSSFSSKQLSDISTELARVRGERANAEATAENLRASIKAGRSTETLDAVARSESIQRLRAAESQLRAQISDLSTRLLDGHPQMKALRAQLSGIREQVQAESLKVAAGLENEAAVARERETQLLAQLNTLKADTARAGEDEVGLKSLEREATAQRQLLETYLARYREASSRLDKDSSPADARVISTAIEPQEPNFPKVLPITIVATLSTMILAAVAVMLAELFSGRALRPTGTVAPVAVRREEEALPRQEAAPDPGKPERSADTPASLLNVAPDAELVEEMEQVVTAEIPAAETVEEHDEFSIASVANFLVEQETRIAFAISPSGDDGSLGTVALARELAERGKRMVLVDMTGSACPTRLMASWRDLPGITDLLTGEAAFADCIHPDRSSTADIVPQGNADIRQAMRGADRLSMIVDALADVYDLVLVECGPANAESVARLSRNGRHEIILSAPDPRADELAEIMVTFEDVGYSDLVLLSVKTPPSRHARDAA; encoded by the coding sequence ATGCCGAGTGTGGACCGCGATCAACATGATGTCGATATCGACCTCGCCCAGCTCTTTCGCGCCGTGTGGGAGCGAAAGGGGAGGATCCTGGCCGCGACTGCGCTTGTCGGGGTGCTGGCCTTCGTTGGTGCCAATGCGATCTCGCCCACCTACAAGGGCGATGCAAAACTTCTGATCGAGCCGCGCGAGCCGAACTTCTCGGCCTCGGGAACCTCGTCCTCGATCGCCGAACCTTTGCCCGACGAACTGAATATCGCAAGCCAGGTGCAACTGCTCCAGTCCGTTGATCTGATCAAGCAGGTGGCCCGGGACCTCAAGCTGCATGAGCGCACCGAATTCGATCCGGACTCCAGCCCCTCCGTCGTCACCGACTTCCTCGTGCTCTTTGGACTGAAGAGTAACCCGCTGGAACTTCCGCCCGAAGAGCGCGTCATCAACGCCTTCAAGGAAAAGCTCGCCGTCTATCAGGTCGACAAGTCGCGGGTGATCGGGATCGAGTTCACATCGCAGGATCCGAAGCTCGCGGCAACAGTCCCGAACACGATGATGGACGTCTATCGCTCCTTGCAGAGCGGTGCCAAGCTCGACAGCAATTCCGACGCCGTCCGCTGGCTGGAAACGGAGATTGCCAACCTGCGGGAAAAGGTCCGTGAGGCCGAGCAGAAGGTTGCGGAATATCGCTCCTCGGCGGGCTTGATGTCACTCGGCTCCGATCAAAGCTCGTTCAGCAGCAAGCAGCTCTCCGATATCTCGACGGAACTCGCCCGGGTCCGTGGCGAACGCGCGAATGCCGAAGCAACCGCTGAGAACCTGCGTGCCAGCATCAAGGCTGGAAGGTCGACCGAAACGCTGGATGCGGTTGCCCGCTCGGAATCGATCCAGCGCCTGAGGGCCGCCGAATCGCAGCTGCGCGCCCAGATTTCCGATCTCTCCACGCGCCTGCTCGATGGTCATCCCCAGATGAAGGCCCTGCGTGCCCAGCTTTCGGGTATCCGCGAGCAGGTACAGGCCGAATCGCTGAAGGTCGCGGCCGGCCTCGAAAATGAAGCCGCCGTTGCTCGTGAGCGCGAAACACAGCTGCTTGCCCAGCTGAATACCTTGAAGGCTGACACGGCCCGTGCCGGCGAGGACGAAGTCGGCTTGAAGTCACTGGAACGCGAGGCGACCGCCCAGCGTCAGCTGCTCGAAACCTATCTGGCCCGCTACCGCGAGGCGTCGTCACGCCTCGACAAGGATTCGAGCCCTGCTGATGCGCGTGTGATTTCCACTGCGATCGAGCCACAGGAGCCGAACTTCCCGAAGGTTCTGCCGATTACGATCGTCGCCACGTTGTCGACCATGATTCTCGCGGCCGTCGCCGTGATGCTTGCCGAGCTTTTCAGCGGTCGGGCCTTGCGTCCCACGGGGACGGTGGCTCCCGTTGCGGTCCGTCGTGAGGAAGAGGCGCTACCGCGTCAGGAAGCCGCTCCCGATCCGGGCAAGCCCGAGCGTTCGGCCGATACGCCCGCGAGCCTTTTGAATGTTGCCCCGGACGCCGAACTGGTCGAGGAGATGGAGCAGGTCGTCACTGCCGAGATTCCTGCGGCTGAGACTGTCGAGGAGCATGACGAGTTCTCTATCGCATCCGTGGCCAATTTTCTCGTCGAGCAGGAAACGCGGATCGCTTTTGCGATTTCGCCATCGGGCGACGATGGCTCGCTCGGCACGGTCGCTCTCGCTCGCGAACTTGCCGAACGCGGCAAGCGCATGGTTCTCGTCGACATGACGGGATCAGCCTGCCCGACGCGGTTGATGGCGTCCTGGCGGGATCTTCCTGGAATCACGGATCTGTTGACCGGCGAAGCCGCCTTTGCCGATTGCATCCATCCTGATCGTTCCTCGACGGCCGATATCGTCCCGCAGGGCAATGCGGATATCCGTCAGGCCATGCGTGGCGCCGACCGTCTCTCCATGATCGTCGATGCACTCGCTGACGTCTACGATCTGGTTCTGGTCGAATGCGGTCCTGCGAATGCAGAAAGCGTCGCCCGTCTCAGCCGCAATGGCCGCCACGAGATCATCCTCTCGGCTCCCGATCCCAGGGCGGACGAGCTTGCCGAGATCATGGTGACCTTCGAGGATGTCGGCTACTCGGATCTCGTTCTGCTTTCGGTGAAGACGCCGCCAAGCCGCCACGCGAGAGACGCAGCCTGA
- a CDS encoding polysaccharide biosynthesis/export family protein, whose amino-acid sequence MVGKQAMVLIASVVLSIGVSGCASYRPAPKVFHEATIQPYRLDSGDRLRVTVFEQPSLTNTYTVDQAGYIAFPLVGQVAARGATLTQLEGAIAQKLKQGYLRDPDVSIEVDRYRSIFVMGQVGQPGQYAYVPGMTILNAIAVSGGFNSRANQRDVDVTRKINGQIITGRVPITDPILAGDTVYVRERLF is encoded by the coding sequence ATGGTCGGCAAACAGGCGATGGTTCTGATCGCAAGCGTGGTCCTGTCGATCGGCGTTTCGGGCTGCGCGAGTTATCGCCCTGCCCCGAAGGTCTTTCACGAGGCCACTATCCAGCCGTATCGGCTCGACAGCGGTGACCGTCTGCGCGTCACCGTTTTCGAACAACCGAGCCTCACCAACACCTATACCGTTGACCAGGCCGGCTACATCGCCTTCCCGCTCGTTGGTCAGGTCGCGGCTCGCGGTGCGACCCTCACCCAGCTCGAAGGCGCGATCGCCCAGAAGCTCAAGCAGGGGTACCTGCGTGATCCCGACGTCTCGATCGAAGTCGATCGCTACCGGTCCATCTTCGTCATGGGCCAGGTCGGGCAACCGGGGCAATACGCCTATGTGCCGGGCATGACGATCCTCAACGCCATCGCCGTCTCCGGCGGCTTCAACAGCCGGGCCAATCAGCGGGATGTCGACGTGACCCGCAAGATCAACGGACAGATCATCACCGGCCGCGTGCCAATCACCGACCCGATCCTTGCAGGCGACACCGTCTACGTGCGCGAACGGCTGTTCTGA